From Pseudomonas putida, one genomic window encodes:
- a CDS encoding DUF485 domain-containing protein: MNDSIYLSIQNSPRFKELVTKRERFAWVLSAIMLGLYCAFILLIAYGPHLLGAKLSPESSITWGIPLGVGLIVSAFVLTAIYVRRANGEFDELNKAILKEAQQ; the protein is encoded by the coding sequence ATGAACGACAGCATTTACCTCTCGATACAAAACAGCCCCCGTTTCAAGGAGCTGGTCACCAAGCGCGAACGGTTCGCCTGGGTTCTCTCGGCGATCATGCTCGGCCTGTACTGCGCCTTCATCCTCCTGATCGCCTACGGTCCTCATCTGCTGGGCGCCAAGCTCAGCCCTGAGTCGTCGATTACCTGGGGCATCCCCCTGGGCGTCGGCCTGATCGTTTCGGCATTCGTCCTGACCGCCATCTACGTGCGCCGCGCCAACGGCGAATTCGATGAGCTGAACAAGGCCATCCTCAAGGAGGCGCAACAATGA
- a CDS encoding cation acetate symporter: MIRHTKALAVLACGVFAPAVWAADALTGEVQKQPLNVAAIAMFVAFVAFTLGITYWASKRNKSAADYYAAGGKITGFQNGLAIAGDYMSAASFLGISALVFTSGYDGLIYSIGFLVGWPIILFLIAERLRNLGKYTFADVASYRLGQKEIRTLSASGSLVVVAFYLIAQMVGAGKLIELLFGLDYHVAVILVGILMCLYVLFGGMLATTWVQIIKAVLLLSGASFMALMVMKHVGFDFNTLFSEAIKVHSKGEAIMSPGGLVKDPISAFSLGLALMFGTAGLPHILMRFFTVSDAKEARKSVLYATGFIGYFYILTFIIGFGAILLVSTNPDFKDAAGALLGGNNMAAVHLADAVGGSIFLGFISAVAFATILAVVAGLTLAGASAVSHDLYASVWRKGKANDKDEIRVSKITTIALGVLAIGLGILFEKQNIAFMVGLAFSIAASCNFPVLLLSMYWKKLTTRGAMIGGWLGLVSAVTLMILGPTIWVQILGHEKPIYPYEYPALFSMLIAFVGIWFFSVTDKSKAAESERALFFPQFVRSQTGLGASGAVSH, encoded by the coding sequence ATGATTCGCCACACCAAAGCCTTGGCCGTACTGGCCTGCGGCGTTTTCGCACCCGCCGTGTGGGCAGCCGATGCCCTGACCGGCGAGGTGCAGAAACAGCCGCTGAACGTTGCAGCGATCGCCATGTTCGTGGCCTTCGTCGCCTTTACCTTGGGCATCACCTACTGGGCCTCCAAGCGTAACAAGTCGGCAGCCGACTACTACGCTGCCGGCGGCAAGATCACCGGCTTTCAGAACGGTCTGGCGATTGCCGGCGACTACATGTCGGCAGCGTCGTTCCTGGGTATTTCCGCGCTGGTGTTCACCTCCGGCTACGACGGCCTGATCTACTCGATCGGCTTCCTGGTCGGCTGGCCGATCATTCTGTTCCTGATCGCCGAGCGCCTGCGCAACCTGGGCAAATACACCTTTGCCGACGTAGCCTCCTACCGCCTGGGGCAAAAGGAAATCCGTACCCTGTCGGCCTCCGGTTCACTGGTGGTGGTGGCCTTCTACCTGATCGCGCAGATGGTCGGCGCCGGCAAGCTGATCGAGCTGCTGTTCGGCCTGGACTACCATGTCGCGGTGATCCTGGTGGGCATCCTGATGTGCCTGTACGTACTGTTCGGCGGCATGCTGGCCACCACCTGGGTACAGATCATCAAGGCCGTACTGCTGCTGTCCGGTGCCAGCTTCATGGCACTGATGGTGATGAAGCACGTGGGCTTCGACTTCAACACCCTGTTCTCCGAAGCGATCAAGGTGCACAGCAAGGGTGAGGCGATCATGAGCCCGGGCGGCCTGGTCAAGGACCCGATCTCGGCGTTCTCGTTGGGCCTGGCGCTGATGTTCGGTACTGCCGGCCTGCCGCATATCCTGATGCGCTTCTTCACCGTCAGTGACGCCAAGGAAGCCCGCAAGAGCGTGCTGTACGCCACCGGCTTCATCGGCTACTTCTACATCCTGACCTTCATCATCGGCTTTGGCGCGATCCTGCTGGTCAGCACCAACCCGGACTTCAAGGACGCCGCCGGCGCCCTGCTGGGCGGCAACAACATGGCGGCGGTGCACCTGGCCGATGCCGTGGGTGGCAGCATCTTCCTGGGCTTCATCTCGGCGGTAGCGTTCGCCACCATCCTGGCGGTGGTTGCCGGCCTGACCCTGGCCGGTGCCTCGGCGGTGTCCCATGACCTGTACGCCAGCGTGTGGCGCAAGGGCAAGGCCAACGACAAGGACGAGATCCGTGTGTCGAAGATCACCACCATCGCCCTTGGCGTGCTGGCGATCGGCCTGGGCATTCTGTTCGAGAAGCAGAACATCGCCTTCATGGTCGGCCTGGCGTTCTCCATTGCCGCCAGCTGCAACTTCCCTGTCCTGCTGCTTTCGATGTACTGGAAAAAGCTGACCACCCGCGGCGCCATGATCGGCGGCTGGCTGGGCCTGGTGAGTGCAGTGACGCTGATGATCCTTGGCCCGACCATCTGGGTGCAGATCCTCGGCCACGAGAAGCCTATCTACCCGTACGAGTACCCGGCGCTGTTCTCGATGCTGATTGCCTTCGTCGGTATCTGGTTCTTCTCGGTCACCGACAAGTCCAAGGCAGCTGAAAGCGAACGTGCACTGTTCTTCCCGCAGTTCGTCCGCTCGCAGACTGGCCTGGGGGCTTCGGGCGCCGTGTCGCACTGA
- a CDS encoding DUF3309 family protein, translated as MTTILIIILILLLIGGLPVFPHSRSWGYGPSGIIGVVLVILLVLLLLGMI; from the coding sequence ATGACCACGATCCTCATCATCATCCTCATCCTGCTGTTGATTGGTGGCTTACCGGTCTTCCCGCACTCGCGCAGCTGGGGCTATGGCCCGTCCGGCATCATTGGCGTGGTGCTGGTGATACTGCTGGTGTTGTTGTTGCTTGGGATGATCTAG
- a CDS encoding SDR family oxidoreductase: MHKRIMITGAGSGLGREIALRWAREGWRLALADVNEPGLRDTLEQVRGAGGEGFIQRCDVRDYSQLTALAQACEEKFDGIDVIVNNAGVASGGFFAELSLEDWDWQIAVNLMGVVKGCKAFLPLLERSKGRIINVASMAALMQGPGMSNYNVAKAGVLALSESLLVELRQLEVAVHVVCPSFFQTNLLDSFRGPNPAMKAQVGKLLEGSPISAADIADYIHQQVEAGEFLILPHEAGRQAWQLKQQAPQRLYDEMAEMAVKMRSKAQARGL, encoded by the coding sequence ATGCACAAACGCATCATGATCACTGGCGCCGGTTCCGGCCTCGGCCGCGAGATTGCCCTGCGCTGGGCGCGCGAGGGCTGGCGCCTGGCGCTGGCCGATGTCAACGAGCCAGGGCTGCGCGACACCCTTGAGCAGGTGCGGGGTGCCGGTGGCGAGGGTTTCATCCAGCGCTGCGACGTGCGCGACTACAGCCAGCTGACCGCCCTGGCCCAGGCCTGCGAAGAGAAGTTCGACGGTATCGACGTGATCGTCAACAACGCCGGTGTAGCGTCGGGCGGCTTCTTCGCCGAGCTGTCGCTGGAAGACTGGGACTGGCAGATCGCGGTCAACCTGATGGGCGTGGTCAAGGGCTGTAAGGCCTTCCTGCCACTGCTTGAGCGCAGCAAGGGGCGCATCATCAATGTGGCGTCGATGGCGGCCCTGATGCAGGGGCCGGGCATGAGCAACTACAACGTTGCCAAGGCAGGTGTGCTGGCGCTGTCGGAGAGCCTGCTGGTAGAGCTGCGCCAGTTGGAAGTGGCGGTGCACGTGGTGTGCCCGTCGTTCTTCCAGACCAACCTGCTGGACTCCTTCCGTGGCCCGAACCCGGCCATGAAGGCCCAAGTGGGCAAACTGCTGGAGGGCTCGCCGATCAGTGCAGCGGACATTGCCGACTACATCCACCAGCAGGTCGAGGCCGGTGAATTCCTGATCCTGCCCCACGAGGCCGGGCGCCAGGCCTGGCAGCTCAAGCAGCAGGCGCCGCAGCGGCTGTATGACGAGATGGCAGAGATGGCGGTGAAAATGCGTAGCAAGGCCCAAGCGCGCGGATTGTAG
- the csrA gene encoding carbon storage regulator CsrA, with the protein MLVIGREVGEVINIGDDIQIKVVETRNGMVRFGVSAPREVSVHRAEVYKRIKAGEKRKGKSA; encoded by the coding sequence ATGTTGGTCATTGGACGTGAAGTCGGCGAAGTCATCAACATTGGTGACGACATTCAGATCAAGGTGGTGGAAACACGCAATGGCATGGTGCGTTTTGGCGTGAGCGCGCCGCGTGAAGTGTCGGTGCACCGGGCAGAGGTGTACAAGCGGATAAAGGCGGGGGAGAAGCGCAAGGGCAAATCGGCTTGA
- a CDS encoding YheU family protein, with product MLIPYEHLQAETLTRLIEDFVTRDGTDNGDDTPLETRVLRVRQALAKGQAFILFDPESQQCQLLAKHDVPRELLD from the coding sequence ATGCTGATCCCCTACGAACACCTGCAAGCCGAAACCCTGACGCGCCTGATCGAGGACTTCGTCACCCGCGACGGCACCGACAATGGCGACGACACGCCACTGGAAACCCGTGTGCTGCGGGTGCGCCAGGCGCTGGCCAAGGGCCAGGCGTTCATCCTGTTCGACCCGGAAAGCCAGCAGTGCCAGCTGCTGGCCAAGCACGATGTGCCGCGCGAACTGCTCGACTGA
- a CDS encoding osmoprotectant NAGGN system M42 family peptidase translates to MSERYPEPDLDYLKRVLLEMLAIPSPTGFTDTIVRYVAERLDELGIPFELTRRGTIRATLKGRQSSPDRAVSAHLDTIGASVRQLQDNGRLALAPVGCWSSRFAEGSRVSVFTDTGVFRGSVLPLMASGHAFNTAIDQMPVSWEHVEVRLDAYCATRADCESLGIAIGDFVAFDPLPEFTESGHISARHLDDKAGVAALLAALKAVVESGRQPMIDCHPLFTITEETGSGAAAALPWDVSEFVGIDIAPVAPGQASSEHAVSVAMQDSSGPYDYHLSRHLLKLAGDQDVPVRRDVFRYYFSDAHSAVTAGHDIRTALVAFGCDATHGYERTHIDSLAALSRLLSGYLLSPPVFASDSNPTNASLERFSHQLEHDAQMESDTRVPAVDSLVGNKE, encoded by the coding sequence ATGTCTGAACGATACCCCGAGCCGGACCTTGACTACCTCAAGCGCGTCTTGCTGGAGATGCTCGCCATCCCCAGCCCGACCGGCTTCACCGACACCATCGTGCGCTATGTCGCCGAACGCCTGGACGAACTGGGCATTCCCTTCGAACTGACCCGCCGCGGCACCATCCGCGCCACCCTCAAAGGCCGGCAAAGCTCCCCGGACCGCGCCGTCTCGGCCCACCTGGACACCATCGGCGCCAGCGTGCGCCAGCTGCAGGACAACGGCCGCCTGGCCCTGGCCCCGGTGGGGTGCTGGTCGAGCCGCTTCGCCGAGGGCAGCCGGGTCAGCGTCTTCACCGACACCGGCGTGTTCCGCGGCAGCGTATTGCCGCTGATGGCCAGCGGGCACGCCTTCAATACCGCCATCGACCAGATGCCCGTCAGCTGGGAACACGTTGAAGTGCGCCTGGACGCCTACTGCGCCACCCGCGCCGACTGCGAGTCCTTGGGGATTGCCATCGGTGACTTCGTGGCATTCGACCCGCTGCCGGAGTTCACCGAGAGCGGCCACATCAGTGCCCGCCATCTGGACGACAAGGCCGGCGTGGCTGCGCTGCTGGCAGCCCTCAAGGCAGTGGTGGAAAGTGGCCGCCAGCCGATGATCGACTGCCACCCGCTGTTCACCATCACCGAAGAAACCGGCTCAGGCGCTGCCGCTGCCCTGCCTTGGGACGTCAGCGAGTTCGTCGGCATCGACATCGCCCCGGTAGCACCCGGCCAGGCATCGAGCGAGCACGCGGTCAGTGTGGCCATGCAGGACTCGTCGGGGCCCTACGATTACCACCTGTCACGCCACCTGCTGAAACTGGCCGGCGACCAGGACGTGCCGGTGCGCCGTGACGTGTTCCGCTATTACTTCAGCGATGCCCATTCGGCGGTCACCGCCGGGCACGACATCCGCACCGCGCTGGTGGCGTTCGGTTGCGATGCCACCCACGGTTACGAGCGCACCCATATCGACAGCCTGGCCGCGCTCAGCCGCCTGTTGTCGGGCTACCTGCTCAGCCCGCCGGTGTTCGCAAGCGATTCCAACCCGACCAATGCGTCCCTGGAGCGCTTCAGCCACCAGCTGGAGCATGATGCGCAGATGGAGAGCGACACCCGGGTGCCTGCAGTCGACAGCCTGGTGGGGAACAAGGAGTGA
- the ngg gene encoding N-acetylglutaminylglutamine synthetase: MKAHETAYGQRLLRGQTPSYERLQARLAGDGSEPHDQPRALHCGWGRLLIGHTYPDPASLAEALQQERPGERDIALYVAAPQQLLAQAPQQLFLDPSDTLRLWFTDYRQAQRVFRGFRIRRAQSSSDWQAINTLYQARGMLPVQPELLTPRHQGGPVYWLAEDEDSGAVIGSVMGLNHSKAFDDPEHGSSLWCLAVDPHCTRPGVGEVLVRHLVEHFMSRGLAYLDLSVLHDNRQAKRLYEKLGFRNLPTFAVKRKNGINQQLFLGPGPEAGLNPYARIIVDEAYRRGIEVQVDDAAGGLFTLSLGGRRVRCRESLSDLTSAVSMTLCQDKRLTQQTLHHAGLLVPMQQLAGNADDNLAFLDEHGAVVVKPVDGEQGQGVAVNLTTYEEVSQAIEHARRFDSRVLLESFHPGHDLRIVVIGFEVVAAAVRHPAQVVGDGKHSIHQLIEAQSRRRQAATGGESRIPLDDETERTLRDAGFDYTSVLPAGQRLAVRRTANLHTGGTLEDVTERLHPVLADAAVRAARALEIPVVGLDLMVRDAEQPDYVIIEANERAGLANHEPQPTAERFVDLLFPHSRALA; the protein is encoded by the coding sequence ATGAAAGCCCATGAAACTGCCTACGGTCAGCGCCTGTTGCGTGGCCAGACGCCGTCTTACGAGCGCCTCCAGGCGCGCCTGGCCGGCGATGGCAGCGAACCCCACGACCAGCCGCGTGCGCTGCACTGCGGCTGGGGCCGGCTGCTGATAGGTCACACCTACCCCGACCCGGCCAGCCTGGCCGAGGCACTGCAGCAGGAACGCCCCGGCGAACGTGACATCGCGCTGTATGTGGCGGCCCCTCAACAGCTGCTGGCGCAGGCACCGCAGCAGCTGTTTCTGGACCCGTCCGACACGCTGCGGCTGTGGTTCACCGACTACCGCCAGGCGCAACGCGTGTTTCGCGGTTTCCGCATCCGCCGCGCACAAAGCAGCAGCGACTGGCAGGCGATCAACACCCTGTACCAGGCACGCGGCATGCTGCCGGTGCAGCCGGAACTGCTGACGCCGCGCCACCAGGGCGGGCCGGTGTACTGGCTTGCCGAGGATGAAGACAGCGGCGCGGTGATCGGCAGCGTCATGGGCCTGAACCACAGCAAGGCGTTCGATGACCCCGAGCACGGCAGCAGCCTGTGGTGCCTGGCCGTGGACCCGCATTGCACCCGCCCTGGCGTGGGTGAGGTGCTGGTGCGCCACCTGGTCGAGCACTTCATGAGCCGCGGCCTGGCCTACCTGGACTTGTCGGTGCTGCACGACAACCGTCAGGCCAAGCGGCTGTATGAGAAGCTCGGTTTCCGCAACCTGCCGACCTTCGCCGTCAAGCGCAAGAACGGCATCAACCAGCAATTGTTTCTTGGCCCCGGCCCTGAGGCGGGGTTGAACCCGTATGCACGGATCATCGTCGATGAGGCCTACCGCCGTGGCATCGAGGTGCAGGTGGACGACGCCGCAGGCGGGCTGTTCACCCTTAGCCTCGGCGGGCGCCGCGTGCGTTGCCGCGAGTCGCTCAGCGACCTGACCAGTGCGGTCAGCATGACCCTCTGCCAGGACAAGCGCCTGACCCAGCAAACCTTGCACCACGCAGGCCTGCTGGTGCCGATGCAGCAACTGGCCGGCAATGCCGACGATAACCTGGCGTTTCTCGACGAGCACGGCGCGGTGGTGGTCAAACCGGTCGATGGTGAGCAGGGCCAAGGGGTGGCGGTGAACCTGACGACTTACGAGGAAGTCAGCCAGGCCATCGAACACGCCCGCCGCTTCGACAGCCGCGTGCTGCTGGAGAGCTTCCACCCGGGGCATGACCTGCGCATCGTGGTGATCGGTTTCGAGGTGGTTGCAGCGGCGGTTCGGCATCCGGCCCAGGTGGTTGGTGACGGCAAGCACAGCATCCATCAGTTGATCGAAGCCCAGAGCCGCCGCCGTCAGGCCGCTACCGGTGGTGAAAGCCGCATTCCGCTGGACGACGAGACCGAGCGCACCTTGCGTGACGCCGGTTTCGACTACACCAGCGTACTGCCCGCAGGCCAGCGCCTGGCTGTGCGCCGCACCGCCAACCTGCACACCGGCGGCACCCTGGAGGACGTTACCGAGCGCCTGCACCCGGTGCTGGCCGATGCCGCCGTGCGCGCTGCGCGGGCGCTGGAGATTCCAGTGGTGGGCCTGGACCTGATGGTGCGTGATGCCGAACAGCCGGACTACGTGATCATCGAGGCCAACGAGCGCGCCGGCTTGGCCAACCATGAGCCGCAGCCAACAGCAGAGCGCTTTGTCGACCTGCTGTTCCCGCACAGCCGGGCGTTGGCGTGA